From the Anaerolineae bacterium genome, the window CGGAAAAACGAGGGCGGTCCCTGCGGGCCATGAGGGCGCTTATGGCTTCTACTTCAGCGATGTGCACGGTGAAAGTGGCCCGAACGTAGAGGGTTCGGAGGGCTTCCGTCAATTCATGGACTGCCCGGTCCACAGCCACGGGATTAGCCGTCAGCGGGCTGCTGACCAGGAACAGGATGTGTGGATGCTCCGATTGGTTCATTCCCCCACTCCCTTCAGGTGTTCGCCCTTTAACTCGCTCCTGGTTCAAATGCAAACCCTTAGCGTGAGTGCTCGTTACTTATATCGGTAAACAATTCGCCCTCGGGTTAAATCGTAGGGTGAAAGCTCAACCCTTACCCTGTCGCCTACTAACACGTGGATATAGTACATGCGCATTTTGCCTGAAACGTGGGCGAGGACTTCATGGCCTGTGTCAAGCTTGACTTTGAACATGGCATTGGGTAAGGCCTGGATTACAGTGCCATCCATCTCCAGGGTTTCCCTTTTCTTCCTGGGCTCTTCTTTCTTAGGGTTCATCGGATTCCCCTCCTTTCATGGGTATATAGGCCCTGAGGTTTTCGTCGTAGCGGACATAGCCTTTCTCTTCCAAGGTTTCCATGAGGCGAGCAGCTTTAGGGTAGCCAAGCCGCAGCTTGCGTTGCAAAAGGGATATGGATAAACGCTGGTGGGAAGCCAAAAGCCCAAGGGCTTCTCTCACAAGTTCGTCTTCTTCCTCTTCCGGAATTTCCCTGCTCCACGGGGCAAAAGCTGACGCCTCAAAGGGCCTCCTGGCTCGCCAGAAATCCACCACCTTTTTCACTTCCTCCTTTGATACGTAGCAGCCTTGAACCCGTATCGGATAAGGGCGGTCGGGTGGGAGGAAGAGCATGTCTCCCTTCCCCAGGAGACGCTCAGCCCCGGCTGTGTCCAAGATAACCCTTGAATCTACCTGGCTGGTGACCAGGAAACTTATGCGGGCTGGAAAGTTGGCTTTTATAAGGCCGGTTATAACATCCACACTGGGCCTCTGGGTGCTCAAGACAATGTGTATTCCCGTAGCCCTGCTGAGCTGGGCCAGACGCGTGAGCTTCCCCTCCACCTCATCGGGGGCTGCCAACATGAGGTCTGCCAGCTCATCCACTATGAGCACTATCCAGGGCATTGGTTCCGGAGGGTGACCAGCATTATACTCTTCCAGGTTTCTGGCCCCCACCCTGGCAAACTCTTCATACCTTATCCCCATCTCTTTCACGAGCCAGTTCAGAGCCTTTATAGCCTCCCCAACCTCCACGATTACCGAGCCAAGAAGGTGTGGGAGGCCATTGAAGTGGACAAGTTCCACCCGCTTTGGGTCCACCAGGATCAGGCGAAGCCTTTCAGGAGGGTGCTGGCTTACAAGACAGACCACGATGGAATTAATGCACACGCTTTTGCCAGAGCCCGTAGCTCCAGCTATTAAAAGGTGGGGCATGGAAGCAAGATCCGCCACCACCGGCGCTCCCGATACCCCTCTCCCCAGAGCCAGCTTTAAGGGGGATTTGTCCTGGCGGAACTCCCTGCTCTCCATCACTTCCCGCAGGGTTACCAGAGCTGGGTTCTGGTTAGGGACCTCAATGCCAATGTAGGGGCGGCCTGGAACGGGTGCTTCTATGCGGATGGGAGCTGCCGAGAGGGCCAGAGCTATGTCATCGGCCAGGGCTACTATCTGGGCTACCCTCACCCGTGTACGCTGAACCTTTCCATCTTTACCCATCTTTTCCACAAACCCCGGCTCAACTCCGAACTGAGTGACCACAGGCCCAGGGTTTATGGCCACGACCTTAGCCGGAATGTTGAAGTTGGCAAGGGTCCTTTCCAGAAGTTGAGCTTTCCGTTCCAGGTCCAGTTCCTTTGCCTTAGCGGCTCTGGGAGGGTTAAGGAGCTCCATGGGTGGAAGGTCCTTTGCGGGCTGAGGGGGTGGTCTCTCAGGCAATGGAGGCTGAGCTTTAGACTTCGCAGGAGAGGGTTTCGGACGGCGCTGGGTAGAAGGTTCGGGGGTTGGGGCCGGACGCTGGGAAGCTATCAGGTTTATTCCGAGGAAAACAAAAGCCAGAAGGGCCATAGCGCCACCCCATTTTCCTCCGATGCCTGCAAAAGAGGAAGATATAGCCCACCCTACGTAACCTCCCCCTCCGCCCTGATAGGCCAGGCTCAGTGGGTCAGGAGTAGGCCAGAGAAGGTGAATCAGAGCCAAGGAGGAGAAGAGGCAAAGTTCAAGGCCTGCTATCAGCCTCCAGGGGGGATCCTTTTTCCGAAGACTCCACCCCGAAAAGGCAAAGAGGAAAGAGGCCGGCACAGCCCCTAACCCGAAGAGGAATCGCCATCCTTTGCCGAACCAGTTCGTTATTATTCCCCCCTCCCAGGGCATAACGCTTATAAAGCTCAGTATGCCCAGAGCCATCAAAGCGTAGGGGCCTGCGCCTCTAATTTTCCCGAAATCAATCCCCCTCATCTTTTCCTGATGATAGAATGGGGAACCCTCCTTGTGCTGAGGCCAAGCTTGCGGTTCTTTTCGTCCACTTCCAGAACCTGGGCTATAACTTCGTCTCCTTCCTCCACCACGTTGCGGGGGTGAATAAAGTTGCCTTCGGCCAGCTCGGAGACATGGATGAGACCTTCAAGCCCTCTCTCTACCTCCACAAAGACCCCAAAATCTACCACATTGGTCACTTTCCCTTTGACAATCTGACCCACTCTATACCGTTCTTCAACCCCAACCCAGGGGTCAGGCTGGAGCCTCTTTATGCTCAGAGCTATCTTCCTTTCCTGAGGGCTTACATCCATGACCAGAACATCCACCTCCTGGCCCGGCTTCAAAACCTGGGAGGGGTGCTCGATCCTGTTCCAGGAAATCTCGGAAATGTGGACAAGGCCCTCAAGGCCACCGAGCTCCACAAAGGCGCCGAAAGGCCTGAGGGAGGTTACGATGCCCTTTAGGACCTGGCCCGGGCGTACCCTCTGCCAGAAGGCTTCCCCATCTTTTTCCAGAAGGGCCTCCCTTTCCGATAGAACAAGCCTGTTGCGGTGGCGGTCCACTTCAATTATTTTGACTTTTACCCTTTCCCCTACCCACCCGGCCACGAAGGAAAGTCTTTCTTTGGGGGAAAGGCCGTAGGGGATGAAGGAAACCTGGGAGAAGGGGACAAATCCCTTGATACTGTTGAACTGGACTACAAAGCCTCCGCGGTTATACCCGACTATCGGTAATTCCAGGACAGCTCCGGCCTGATACAGCTGTTCCACTTCTTCCCAATCGGCGGGTGGTGTAAACTTTGCAGCTTCATCCATGAAGTTTTCCATTTCCATAGGCCTCCCTCCGTTCCATTTCTGCCAAGATTTTTGACACCTGTTCAATCGCTATCCTCTGCTTTCTGTAAAGGTCCGATTCGCTTATGGCCAGACGCTCCGCTATTTCCTTGGGGCGCTTGCCCTGAAGGTAGCGCATTTCCAGTATGTTATAAAGCACCCATTCTATGGAGCCTGCTGGCTGCCTGCCTTCGGGCTTGAGGGCTTCTATGGCCTCTTTCAGGACAACTCTCAGGGCTTTTACAGGATTACCGTCGTGTTCCTTGAGGGCTTTCTCCACCACTTTGAGCTTGAGGAGTGGGCTCTGGGCAAGCTTCGGGCCCACCCAGTAATTGCTCAGAGCTTCTTTAACCCACAACTGGTAATCGGGGCCGGCCAGCTCCAGGAGGGCTTCAGTTCCTCCGGCAGGCATAGTGTAAAGGGAGGCTTGCCACTGCCTTATGCTTTCCACATCAGGAATTATATGCCGAAGAGCCTCAAAGACCTTCTGCTGGAGGATTCTGTCCTCAAGAACCCTGGCAATCCTCTGCACCAGGGTTTCTAAGACCTCCAGCTCTTCAGATGAGAACTCAGCTTCAGAAGAAGGAGCTTCTATCACCAGCAGGCCAACTTCTTCCCCATTAACTTCAAGGGGTATTACCCAGAAGCCGATATTGTAAACGTTAAACCCTTCCATCAAGCTGATGGGAGAAGCTTTTTCCCGGTAGTTCGGAAGGGCTTGCAGAGCTTCGTTGATTCTGTAAAGGGGCCCGCAGCGAGCTTCTATAGATTTGTTCCGTAAAGCTACAAATCCCCACCGAACTTTCAGCAGCTCGCACAAAGCCACCAGAATGCTTTCCAAAAATTGCTGAAGGTCAGTGGTGGTAAGCAATCTGCTGTCCAGCTCCTGGATCCAGACAACCTCATCCCGATCGCGGCTGTATATTAAGCGATCAATGAAGGGTTTGGCCTTGTTTATGAGGATCTGGAGCAGGACCACCAGGATCACCACAGCGAAAATTGTTGCGGTTTCCCCTGGAAGGCCCAGGAAACTATCAACTTCCGAGAGGAGCAGTATCACCCCTATGACGCATATCCCCACGAAAGGCCCCCGCAGGAGGTAGTGGATAAGCTGGTGCTTTATAATCCGGTCAGGGGCCAGGGCACCATAATAGGCCACAACATAAGCCATCACTATGAGCATAAGAGCTACTATGACATTACCCACCACCGAAAGGAAAAGGACCAGAGGAGGAGAAAGAAGCGCAGCAGTCCTCGAAAGGAGAAGGTAAGGGAAAACCCCTATGCCTGGTCCGACAAAGGCCCCCAGAAGGTAAGAAAGGCGCCGGCGAGTTGTAGAGGTGAAAGCTTTCTGCCTTGCCTTGTAGAGAATGAAAAGGCTTGCCACGGAAGAAATCACAAAGAAAGCGGTGAAAATGGGGAAAATAGGGCCTGGGGTAAGGTGAACGAGCCCTCCGTGATACTTTCCATCGTAGACCAGGAGGTCGCTCCTTAGAGCCAGCAGACAGAAAAGCAGGCTCATAAGGTATAGAAGCACCGAAATCCACCTCCGCAGGGAAGAGAAAGAACCTGAAGCCCTGAGAATGGCGCTGGCAAAATGGAAATAGGCCGCAGGAATGAAGGAAATGCCCAGCCATTGGAAACGCAACCAGGAAAAAGCTGTGGTCAGATCCTCAACCTTAGGGATTACCAGGTCGCCGGAGTATACGGCTATGACGAAAGCCATCATAGCGCAGAAGGCCCTGGCCACAGGGTTCCGTAGATTTGTAGAAGCCACATAGGCCAGGAGAGAAAAGGCTACAAGCACAATCCCCGCTGAAAGGATAAAATTGATCTGCGTTAAAAAGTTCATTCCAGGCATCCTTTACCTCTCCCGCGGTGAGAGAAGCCAGAAAAGGCTCACAGTAAAAGCCAGGCCTGCGCTAATAAAAGGCAACCAGCTTACGATGGTTTCATCCCCTACGGTCACGGCCAGGATAGCGCAGGCAATATACCCCACCAGCCCGATTATAACCACCAAGAGAAACCTTCTGACTTTTTCCTTGAGCCTTGCTTCCCGGACCTGGGTCAGAATTCCCGCCAGGAGGATGGCCAGAAAGGTTCCCCCGAAATGGAGTGGCGTGGGGCCTGAACCCAATGGAGCTAACGGCACCGGGGTCGGGGAAGGAAAGGGTGTAGGAGGAAGAGTGGGGGTGGGGGAAAGGGTGGGAGTGGGCGTCGGCGATGGAACCACAGTGGAGAGAATGGCTGGCTGGTTTTCCTGAACTGTTACTACAATCTTGGTGGATCTGGTAGCCGAAAGGCTCTGGGCCGTTATCTCCAGCTGGCCTGTCCGCTCCAGAGTAAGGGAAATTTCGGCTACACCGTTTACAGTGGTGACCTCTTTGCGGGGAAGCTCCAGGGATTCCGCTGGGTAGAAAAGCCTGAAGATGACAGGGGTGCCATCCGGTACTGGGTGGCCGTTGCGATCAAGGATGACACTGGTTCGGATTTTGAAGGAGCTTCCTGGCCTCAGGTCCAGAGGCTGCGGCGTTCCCTCCTTTGGCACCCCCACTACCTCCAGTTCAATGACCTGATCCGGATCAGGCTCTGTCTGCACTATCAAATCGTAATTCACTCCGGGGACGCTCACAGGTGGAGCTCCATGGGGGGCAAATTCTTGGAAGAGAGCTTTCACGGTGTATTCCACAAAGTAAGGTAGAGGGCTGTAAGCTGCGTAGTAAGCAGTGAGCTTGCTTATCTCGGTGGTATCAAGGTAATAGGGAGCACCGTAACTTATGGCGATCACTTTCTTATCCCTGAGGAGTTCAGGGCGACCCCGCAGGAGCTCCTTGAAAGCGTCAGAAGCCGGGTAACGTTTGGGGTCCAGATCCTGCAGGGCGAAGATAACCCAGGTGGCCCTGGAGAAAAGCTCTTCAAGCTCTTTATCCTCTTTCGGGGCCAGAAGAAAGCTCTTAAGGCGAACAAAACTGAAGCTGTGAACCTTCTCGGGATCTATCTGTCCTGTAGCTTTAGGTCCATAAAGCTTCAGCATCATGTTCTCCAAAGCATCAACCGGGAGCGTCTGCTCGGGAAGGCAATCCTGACAATCCTTTAGAGTTCGGGTGTCGGAGAAGATAAGGATGTAGTCTTTGTAGAGGGGTGGGGAGGGGATCCGGCCTGCGAGTTCTTCCCGCTCCGGATAGATGAGGGTCAGAGAGCGCATAGCTAAAGGAAGCAATTTTTCGGTAAAGGAGCCCGTTACCTCCAGGCTTACAGAAGGGGTAAGGACTTCATGGAGGGAGAAGCTGGGGTAAAGGCGCAGTTTGGCTTTCAGGATGCGGCGGCAGGATTCATCCACCCTGGCTCTGAAGGCTGGGTCGCTGGCATATTTTTCCCGGAAAAAGAGGATGGTCTGGATTATGTTTTCGTAGTGTTCCTCCCAGGAACCGGAGAGGGAAAACTCGGAAAGGAAAAGGATGTCATTCCCGGCCAGAAAAGCATCCTGAGCTATACGCTTGAAGGGGAAGGAAGAGAGCTGGGGATCGTAGTAGCGCTTGATGGGCATGGCTCCCAGGGATTCAGCGATGAGAATTCCTCCCCTCTCGCGCCAGGAAGCAAACTCAGGCATGGAAAGGATGGCTCCAAGGCCCTGGGGATGAAGGCTCAGGGGCGGGGTGATATCCCGGATGTTCCCCTGAAAACCCCTGTATCGGATGTGAGAACTCATCAGAGCATCAGCGGC encodes:
- a CDS encoding S1 RNA-binding domain-containing protein, which codes for MEMENFMDEAAKFTPPADWEEVEQLYQAGAVLELPIVGYNRGGFVVQFNSIKGFVPFSQVSFIPYGLSPKERLSFVAGWVGERVKVKIIEVDRHRNRLVLSEREALLEKDGEAFWQRVRPGQVLKGIVTSLRPFGAFVELGGLEGLVHISEISWNRIEHPSQVLKPGQEVDVLVMDVSPQERKIALSIKRLQPDPWVGVEERYRVGQIVKGKVTNVVDFGVFVEVERGLEGLIHVSELAEGNFIHPRNVVEEGDEVIAQVLEVDEKNRKLGLSTRRVPHSIIRKR
- a CDS encoding DNA translocase FtsK; this encodes MRGIDFGKIRGAGPYALMALGILSFISVMPWEGGIITNWFGKGWRFLFGLGAVPASFLFAFSGWSLRKKDPPWRLIAGLELCLFSSLALIHLLWPTPDPLSLAYQGGGGGYVGWAISSSFAGIGGKWGGAMALLAFVFLGINLIASQRPAPTPEPSTQRRPKPSPAKSKAQPPLPERPPPQPAKDLPPMELLNPPRAAKAKELDLERKAQLLERTLANFNIPAKVVAINPGPVVTQFGVEPGFVEKMGKDGKVQRTRVRVAQIVALADDIALALSAAPIRIEAPVPGRPYIGIEVPNQNPALVTLREVMESREFRQDKSPLKLALGRGVSGAPVVADLASMPHLLIAGATGSGKSVCINSIVVCLVSQHPPERLRLILVDPKRVELVHFNGLPHLLGSVIVEVGEAIKALNWLVKEMGIRYEEFARVGARNLEEYNAGHPPEPMPWIVLIVDELADLMLAAPDEVEGKLTRLAQLSRATGIHIVLSTQRPSVDVITGLIKANFPARISFLVTSQVDSRVILDTAGAERLLGKGDMLFLPPDRPYPIRVQGCYVSKEEVKKVVDFWRARRPFEASAFAPWSREIPEEEEDELVREALGLLASHQRLSISLLQRKLRLGYPKAARLMETLEEKGYVRYDENLRAYIPMKGGESDEP
- the infA gene encoding translation initiation factor IF-1; protein product: MNPKKEEPRKKRETLEMDGTVIQALPNAMFKVKLDTGHEVLAHVSGKMRMYYIHVLVGDRVRVELSPYDLTRGRIVYRYK